GAAGGAGCAGATTCCATAATCGATATTTCTTATTTAGAAAAAGCCTATAATTACGGATTGAGAGCCGTTGGCCCCGCACATTATGGTCCAGGCCGATATGCAAACGGCACCGATGCAACTGGAAAAATGAATCAAAATGGCATCGAATTATTGAAAGAAATGGAGCGTTTAAATATTATTCTCGATGCAACGCATTTGTGCGACGATGCTTTTTGGCAAGCCTTGGATCATTTTAATGGCGCGGTTTGGGCAAGTCACAACAATTGCAGAGCTTTGGTTGACCATAATAGGCAATACAGTGATGAAATGATCAAAGCTTTAGTTTCAAGAGGAGCGGTTATTGGCGGCGCTTTAGATGCCTGGATGATGGTTCCAAATTGGGAAAGAGGAATTTCTGATCCAAAAAAAATGAATTGCAGCTTAGAAACTGCTTTTAAGCACATGGATCATATTTGCCAGCTTGCGGGAAATGCAAATCATATCGGAATTGGTTCTGATTTGGATGGTGCTTTTGGAACAGAACAATGTCCGTATGATTTAGATACGATTGCTGATTTACAAAAACTGGTGTTAATTTTTAAAAATCATGGTTATTCCGATGAAGATTTAAAGAAAATTTTTCATCAAAATTGGATTGATTTTTTAGTAAAACATTGGGATTAGATCACAATAAGACTTGGAACGGCGCTTTTGTATTTCTGTAATTTTTCGTGATTGGGTTCTTCTTCGGTAATTACATAATTCAGTTCAGATAAATTAGCAATTTTCATTTTAAGAACTGTATTTAATTTTTCTGTAATAGTCAAAACTGCCGTTTTTTTAGAAGCTTGAATCATTGCTTTTTTTACCTGAACGGTTTCCCAATCAGAATCAGAATAACCGCCATCTACGTCTAAAGCATTTGTTCCCAAAACCAAAAGATCTGCTTTTATATTAGCCAATTGATGAAAAGCTTCTCCACTCACACACATCTGACTGTAAGAAGAAATGCTTCCGCCAATCATAATCGTTTTAATATTGGGTTTGTCTAAAAGCTGAACCGCTGTTAAAGCCGTAATCGTAAAAACAGTTAAATTAAGATCGTTTGGAATTAATCGGATGAACTCCCGAATGGTAGTTCCTCCGTCAACAATTAAAACCATTCCGTCATGAAGAAGACCAACAGCTTTTTGCGCAATAACTTGTTTGGCTTCGACTGCATAAGTCTGGTTCGATGAAGAATAGTGATATCCTTTGGTCATGGCGCCACCTTTAACTTTAATTAAAAGTGCGTCAGCGTCAAGTTCATTAATATCACGGCGAACAGTATCTTCGGAAACACCAAGTTTAGCCGAAAGAGTTTCAAAACTCACACGTGTGTGCAAATTGATCTCTTTTAGAATATGATTTTTACGTTCTTCTTTACTGTAATTTAAAACTTCATTTTCAGTGCTCATGCCGATTGT
The Flavobacterium humidisoli DNA segment above includes these coding regions:
- a CDS encoding dipeptidase, producing MFILDAHLDLSMNAMEWNRDLRNDVPTLRNLEKGMTDKPDRERATVSFPDLRRGNIGIVVATQIARFVKPDSIIPGWNSPEQAWSQTQGQLAWYKSMEEAGQMTQITDKKSLLNHFNLWNDGTPNDNKPIGYILSLEGADSIIDISYLEKAYNYGLRAVGPAHYGPGRYANGTDATGKMNQNGIELLKEMERLNIILDATHLCDDAFWQALDHFNGAVWASHNNCRALVDHNRQYSDEMIKALVSRGAVIGGALDAWMMVPNWERGISDPKKMNCSLETAFKHMDHICQLAGNANHIGIGSDLDGAFGTEQCPYDLDTIADLQKLVLIFKNHGYSDEDLKKIFHQNWIDFLVKHWD
- a CDS encoding DeoR/GlpR family DNA-binding transcription regulator — protein: MSTENEVLNYSKEERKNHILKEINLHTRVSFETLSAKLGVSEDTVRRDINELDADALLIKVKGGAMTKGYHYSSSNQTYAVEAKQVIAQKAVGLLHDGMVLIVDGGTTIREFIRLIPNDLNLTVFTITALTAVQLLDKPNIKTIMIGGSISSYSQMCVSGEAFHQLANIKADLLVLGTNALDVDGGYSDSDWETVQVKKAMIQASKKTAVLTITEKLNTVLKMKIANLSELNYVITEEEPNHEKLQKYKSAVPSLIVI